A genomic window from Heptranchias perlo isolate sHepPer1 unplaced genomic scaffold, sHepPer1.hap1 HAP1_SCAFFOLD_244, whole genome shotgun sequence includes:
- the LOC137310342 gene encoding uncharacterized protein has protein sequence MYVCLYVYVCLCICIYVCVYVCIFMYVCMYMYVYVCVYVCVYVYVCVYVCVYVCVCICMCVYVYVCVPVCICMCVCMYMYVYVSVCMYMCVCVCMCVCMYMCVCMCACMYVYVCLCICVYVYVCVYVCVYVCMCVCMCACMYVYVCLCICVYVYVCVCMYVCVCVCMCVCVCVCVCICMCVCVCVCVYVYVCVCVCVCMYVCICMFMYLCVCICVCVCMYMCVCMYMYMYVCVCMYMYMYVCVCVCMYVYVCLCICVYVYVCVCVCMYLCVCVCMYMYVCVCMCVCVYVYVCVCMYVCVCVCICMCVCVYVCVCVCVCMYMCVCMYVCVCVCMYMYVCMYVCV, from the coding sequence atgtatgtgtgtctgtatgtatatgtatgtttATGTATATGTatttatgtatgtgtgtatgtatgtatatttatgtatgtgtgtatgtatatgtatgtatatgtgtgtgtttatgtatgtgtgtatgtatatgtatgtgtttatgtatgtgtgtatgtgtgtgtatgtatatgtatgtgtgtgtatgtatatgtatgtgtgcctgtatgtatatgtatgtgtgtctgtatgtatatgtatgtttatgtatctgtgtgtatgtatatgtgtgtgtgtgtatgtatgtgtgtgtgtatgtatatgtgtgtatgtatgtgtgcctgtatgtatgtatatgtatgtttatgtatctgtgtgtatgtatatgtgtgtgtgtatgtatgtgtgtatgtatgtatgtgtgtgtgtatgtgtgcctgtatgtatgtatatgtatgtttatgtatctgtgtgtatgtatatgtgtgtgtatgtatgtatgtgtgtgtgtgtgtgtgtatgtgtgtgtgtgtgtgtgtgtgtgtatgtatatgtatgtgtgtgtgtgtgtgtgtgtgtgtgtatgtatatgtatgtgtgtgtgtgtgtgtgtgtatgtatgtatgtatatgtatgtttatgtatctgtgtgtatgtatatgtgtgtgtgtgtgtatgtatatgtgtgtgtgtatgtatatgtatatgtatgtgtgtgtgtgtatgtatatgtatatgtatgtgtgtgtgtgtgtatgtatgtatgtatatgtatgtttatgtatctgtgtgtatgtatatgtgtgtgtgtgtgtatgtatgtatctgtgtgtgtgtgtgtgtatgtatatgtatgtgtgtgtatgtatgtgtgtgtgtgtgtatgtatatgtatgtgtgtgtatgtatgtgtgtgtgtgtgtatgtatatgtatgtgtgtatgtgtgtatgtatgtgtgtgtgtgtgtgtatgtatgtatatgtgtgtgtgtatgtatgtgtgtgtgtgtgtgtgtatgtatatgtatgtgtgtatgtatgtgtgtgtg